In Thermoanaerobacterium xylanolyticum LX-11, the genomic window TTCTATTTTACCATAATTTATATATATATAAAAGAACAATGTATAGATTATCAAGAAAATTTGACGATAGAGTGCTTAGTGTAAAATTTTTTTAGGTGAAAAAGCAGGAAAATAGCGATGAAATGTAGAAATAAGACCTCACCATCCTCCCAAGAGGATGAGTTAGAAAATAAATAGGAAGGTGAGGTCTTATGAAAATAATTCAACATACACTTCAAAAATTCCTGCTTGTTGTAGAAAAAATTATTGGATTACTTGATGGAAAATATACCTATTTGGAATTTGAAGAAGAACTTAAAAAAATTCTAAATGAATTAGGAAAAGAGATTTGTGCAGATGTACTTCATGAACTTGATCAAAGCATATATAAAGATAAATACAAAAGGAAAAACTGGGTGGTAGTCCAAAAAGATTGTGAAAGGACAATAACAACTGCATTTGGAGATATCACATACAAAAGACGGTACTATAAAAACAAAGAAACAGGAGAGAAGGCATATCTCGTAGATAAAGCTGCTGGCATCCAAAAATATGAAAGAATAGATGCTGAGCTTAAAGCTGATATAACGGATCTTTCTACAATACTCTCATATCAAAAAACCACTCAGGAACTTAAAAGAAATGGAGCTAACTGCAATGTAAGCCGGCAAACAGTAATGAACACATTAAGAAAAATAGACAACCTTCAAACATATGAAAAGCCAAAGACTAAAAAAGAAATAGAAACTTTATACATAGAAGCTGATGAAGATCATATACATCTTCAAAACGGCAAACCAGACATTGTAAAATTAATATACGTACATGAAGGAAAACAAACAATAACAAAAGGCAGAAATGAACTAAAAAATGCCGTATACTTTTCCGGTGTATACGAAGGAGATAAAGTAGAAGAGTTATGGAAAGAAGTATGGGAGTACATTGCAAGCACATATAACGAAGACAAAATAAAACGCATATACGTATCTGGAGATGGAGCGGAATGGATAAAATTCGGAGTAAAATATCTGCCTAACGCCGTATACGTATTAGACCTATTTCATCTACAAAAATACATAACAGCTGCAATAAAAGAAGATAAAAAAACAAAGAGAGAATTATGGAAAGCCATATTTAAAGCAGATAAACAAAAAGTCAATGAGCTTTTAACACAAAAATACAAAGAACTAGAATTAAACGGAACAGAAAATCCCGTAACGAAGTGCCAAACATATATAAATAACAATTGGGATGGAATAAATTCATACAGCCTTTACAAAAAAGAAATAACAGGATGCAGTGCAGAAAGTCATGTAAGTCATGTACTTTCAGAGAGACTATCAAGCAGACCAATTTCATGGAGCAAGGTTGGAGCTCACAAAATGGCAAAATTAAGAGCAATAAAAGCAAGCGGCATATCGCTGAAAGGTGTCGTATTAAAACAGCAATATGAAAGCTTAAAGCCAATAGAAATACCAAAGCAAACAGTGTATAAAGCGAAACAACAACTAAAGAAAATAAAATCAACTTATGAAAACATAATAAGCTTGCCAATATTGCAAAATAAAAAAACATTAACAAGTCAGGCTATAAAATCATTACTATTGAGAAATGCCATTTAAAAGTATGCATATATATTGAAGATTGTAGTTTTAGTTATTATTATGGGGAGCTTATTTGGGTTACCTATCACATGTAAAATTCATGAATAAATAGCATTGATATACATGATGGCTTCTTTGAAGAGCGTGAGAATCTGAGAATGAGTGAGATATTAAAAGAAAATCAAAGATTATAGAGTGAGTGGCGATTTTATGCTATCAAGAAGTTAAGAGACTTCAACACTAAAAACTTTTCTTAAAATCCAGCTATCAATACTCATCCTTAGAGTGATAGTGAGGTCTTTTTTTCAAAAAAACCTAAAAATACTTGACACGATCATAGAGTGAAATATCCTGTACAAGTCAAACAATTTGTGTTAAAATTAAATAAAAGTTAATATTTAGTCTGGGGAGCTGGGGTGATAGCCCGGCTGAGAGTTAGCAGCTATTTCTGCTATGACCCATAACCTGATCTGGATAATGCCGGCGTAGGGAGTACATTGGGATTTAAGTGTGCTTATCCAGCACACTTTTTTGTTTCGTATTTCCTTAAGGCATACAAAAAAGGAGGAATCGATGTGAGAAAGTTACTTACAATTGCAGGCTCTGACAGCATTGGTGGAGCTGGCATAGAGGCAGATTTAAAGACGTTTTGCGCACTTGGAGTATACGGCATGTGCGTCATAACGGCAGTTACTGCGCAGAATACAGTAGGAGTTTTTGACGTGAGGGAGATGGATGCAGATATCATCAAAAAGCAGATTGACTGTGTATTTGAGGATACAGAAGTTGATGCTGTGAAAATAGGCATGGTGTCAAGTGGAGAAATCATTGACGCTATTGCATCATCACTTAAAATATGGAATCCAAAAAACGTCGTGTTAGACCCTGTCATGATATCAAAAAGCGGATATTACCTTCTAAAAGAAGACGCCATAGATGCATTGAAGACAAAACTTTTGCCTATGGCAGATATCATTACTCCAAATATACCGGAGGCATGTGAACTTACGGGAATGAATATTGAGGGAATTGAAGACATGAAAGAGGCTGCTAAAAAAATCATCGATATGGGTGTAAAAGCTGTCGTTGTAAAAGGTGGTCATTCTGTAGAAAATGCTACTGATGTATTTTACGATGGAAGTGAATTTTTACTTTTGCCGCAGGAGAGGATCGACACCAAAAATACACATGGGACAGGATGTACGTATTCATCTGCAATAGCTTCGTACCTTGGTAGAGGATTTAGCTTGAAAGATGCAGTAATAAACGCAAAAAGTTACATAACAGAGGCTATTAAAAATTCTCTTGAGATAGGTAAAGGTGTAGGACCTGTAGGACATTTAGTAGATCTTTATAAGAAAGCAGGTATTGACTATGAAGATTAAAAATTCGACGCTTTTTTTGATATGGGCAGGTGCGGCCATATCCATTGCAGAGGTTTTTACTGGTTCATACTTTGCACCATTAGGCTTAACTAAAGGAATTTTAAGCATATTGTTAGGTCATATAATTGGTACTCTGTTTTTTGCTTTAGGAGGGCTTATGTCCTTTAGAGTTAAGAAGCCTGCAATAGAGTCCACGAAAGGTGTATTGGGCGAGAGAGGCATGGTATTTATAGGGCTTTTAAATGTGCTTCAATTGGTTGGCTGGACGGCTGTAATGATAATACAGTCTGCAAAGGCTTTCAACGGTGCCATAGGCATGTCTACTGCTATTGGAATTTTTGTCGTTGGCATATCTGTTTTATTGTGGACATTATTCTTTGACAATGAAGCTTATTGGATAAACGATATTGCTGTTGTACTTTTATTTATATTGACTATATTTGTTGTATTGTATTTAAAAGGCGGGAAAATAGCGTCAGTAACGGGAGACATGAGTTTCAGCGGTGCTGTTGAGCTTGCCGTTGCTATGCCTGTATCATGGCTTCCGCTGGTAGGGGATTACACTATAAATGCTAAAGATGGGAAGTCCAGCTTTATATATACATTTGCAGGATATTTCATAGCAAGCTGCTTCATGTATTTTATAGGACTTTATGTGGCTTTAAAAACAGGCGGAAAGGATATAATCTCGTATTTTGCGTCAATAAAAACGGGAATTGTACCGCTTCTCATTATACTTTTGTCGACGGTTACTACGACTTTTATGGATGTGTATTCTGCTGCTATTTCAACCCTTTCTATTGTCAAAGCAAAATTAAGCAGAAAAAGTCTGCTTATTATATATTCCATTGTGGGGCTTATTGCCGCATATTTGTTCCCAATGGATAATTACCAAAACTTTTTATACGCCATAGGAAGTGTATTTATTCCAGCATATACGGTTGTATTTGAAGATTTCTTTTTGATGAAAAGCAAAAGCCATAGCTTCTTAAATGTGCCTGCCACGATTTCTTTTGCGGTGGGTACGATATTCTACAATTATCTTACATATTTTGGCACAAATCTATCAAAATGGTTTATAACGCCCACAATAGGTACGATTATTTTAACTGCTGTAATCTATCCAATTATGAAATCTTTAAATAAGAGAGAGGAGAAAATTTATGGTTGAAGAAGCAATAAAGGTTTTAGAAAGATTAAAAGAAGAAGTGCCGCTTGTCCACGCTATAACAAACTACGTCGTAATAAACGATAATGCCAATGCACTACTAAGTATAGGGGCATCTCCTGCAATGGTTATGTCACCGGACGAAGCGTACGATTTTACAGCAATTTCAAATGCTTTGTACGTAAATATAGGTACTATCAATAATGAAACTAAAGAGACAATAATCAATTCTGTAATATCAGCAAAAGACCACAAAAAACCAGTCGTCTTAGACCCTGTAGGATGTGCTGCTATAAAAAGCAGGGTTGACTTTGTAAATATGCTTTTGAAAATAGGTGATATAAGCATTATAAAGGGGAATGGCGGTGAAATAAAGGCTTTATCAGGTGAAAGTGCAAATGTCAGAGGTGTAGATTCTTTAGATGACAGCGGAAATGTTGACTCATGTGTAAAACTTGCAAAGTTAACAAATACGGTTGTTGTTGCAACAGGTAAAGAAGACTATATAAGCGACGGCAAAAGAGTAGTAAAAGTTAAAAATGGTACCTATTTATTTACAAAGATAACAGGTGCGGGCTGTACTTTAGGTGCAATAATGGCGGCTACGTCTGCATGCAGCCATGACAAAGTGATATCGTCATTGGCTGCCCTTCTTATTATGAATATAGCTGGAGAATTGGCGGAAAAAGAGTGCAATTTGCCTGGGACATTTAGGGCAAAATTTATAGACAATCTGTACCTTATAAACTCCGACATTATAAGGAAATACGCTGATATTGAAGTATTGGAGGCGTAAGCATGAAAGATTTTGATGTATCTCTTTATTTGGTCACTGACAGAAACCTTTTGAAGGCTGGTAGAGATTTTTACGATGCTGTAGAAGAATCATTGCAAAACGGTGTTACTATGCTACAGCTTAGGGAAAAGGATATTTCATCAAGAGAGTTTTACGAGATTGCTAAAAGATTAAAAGATATTGCAGGAAAATACAATGTTCCATTTATAATAAATGACAGAATTGATATAGCACTGTCTGTTGATGCAGATGGAGTTCACCTAGGTCAAGAAGATCTGCCATGCAGCATTGCAAGAAAGATCATGAGCGATAATAAGATAATCGGCATATCTGCTGGATGCGTAGATGAAGCCGTAGAGGCAGAAAGAGATGGTGCTGACTACATAGGAGCAGGTGCAGTATTCTACACAGGCACAAAGAAAGATATAGGTGAAGCAATAGGGCTTTTGGATTTAAAAAAAATAAAAGAAGCAGTAAAGATTCCTGTTGTCGCAATTGGAGGCATAAAATACAGCAATGCATTAGATGTAATGAGAACGGGCGTTGATGGAATCTCAGTTGTATCAGAGATCATGGCATCAGATGATATAGGTTTTGCCACAAGGCGCTTAAAAGATGCTATATCAAAGTAGTATGAAAAGCACATTCTTACAAATAGGATGTGCTTTTTGCATATACTATTTGAAATGTGCTAAGAATAAAAATAAACAAATTACTTAAAAAAAGGAGTACGAAAATGTTTATTCCTAAGCGCATTATTTTTGAAAAAAATGCTATAGACTATGAAATTGGATACAACATATACCAATTTTTTAAAGACAGAAAAGAAGTTGAATTTATAGAGATGAAAGGAAATAGAATAAAAGGACATATACCAGGGGACAATTTACGAGAATATTATAAAGAAGGGAAAAATACTTTAGTTGTGGGCGTGAAGAAAAAGATAGATTTTCAATCTTGTAAACCATCAGCTAATTATCAGCTACCATTGCTATCTGGTTGTGTAGGTCAATGTCAATATTGTTATCTTAATACAAATTTAAGCGAGAGGCCTTACATAAAGGTCAATGTAAATATAGATGACATATTTATGTGGGCAAATGATTATATTGAAGCAAGGAAACCTGAAAAGACAATTTTTGAAGGTTCGGCAACGTCAGATCCCGTGCCAGTAGAGCCGTATACAAACATTCTAAAATCTGCGATAGAATTTTTCAGCAAAAGCGAAAGTGGAAGATTTAGATTTGTCACGAAGTTTACAGACATAGATACACTTCTTGATATTGAACATAATGGACATACAGAAGTGAGATTTAGTTTAAATACTGAAAAAATCATAAACGAATATGAAAAAAGGACTCCATCATTAGAGAAAAGATTGGAAGCCAGCAGAAAAATAATTGAATCAGGCTATCCCATGGGTTTTTTGATAGCGCCTGTTTTTTTGTATGACAATTGGCAAAAAGATTATAAAGAACTATTATTTAAAATGAAGGAAAGTATACCTGAAAAAACTGCATATCCAATAACATTTGAAATCATCTCACACAGATACACAGCAAAAGCCAAAAGTACCATATCAGAGATTTTTCCTGAAAATACACTGCCTATGAATGACGAAGAAAGGGTTTGTAGATTCGGTCAATTTGGCTACAAAAAATTTATGTACAAAAATGATGAGATAAATGAAATGAAGGAATTTTTTATAAAGGAAATAGAGTCAATATTTGATGGTAATGTCATCAAATATATAATATGAGTCTAAATGTCAAATAAGCTTGCAGCGGATCTTAAAAGGCTACTATATATAAAAAGCAATTAATATGATATTATAAAAAAACTTGATTTGAGAGTATTGATGATATATAGAGTTTATGGTACCATTGTAGTAGTCTTTTTCTAATTGTGTAGCAGTCTTATTATAACCTATATAATTGATAGGGAGGCTTGTTTAATGAAAAAAATACATACGAGAGAACTGGTTTTTCTAGCATTGTTGATTAGCCTAAACATAGTTTTAAGTAGAATAGCTAGTATTAGAATAGCTGTTGGTGGTATTGAAGGTATAAGAATTGGCTTTGGCGCATTGCCGGTGATTCTTGCAGGGATAATGTTTGGATCTACAGCAGGAGGTATAGTAGGTGCTGTAGGTGATATAGTTGGGTATTACATTAATCCTTTAGGACCATACATGCCACATTTTACATTGACAGCAGCTCTCACAGGTATTATTCCTGCTTTGGTTTTAAAGCCGATAAAAGCTCCAATCCCTTCTATATGGCAATTGCTGATAGCAATTGGTGTAGGTCAGTTAATTTCATCAGTAATATTGGTGCCTTATTTTCTTCTGCTGTTATTTAAAATGCCTTTAGTGACTACTCTACCTCCAAAGGTTGTAGGAGAAATTATTAATGTTCCGATATATTCATTGTTTACGCAAGTATTGCTAAAAAGAATAAATATAGTTTATTTTAAAGACAACTAATAAAATCAAATCATTGTTTATAACTCTTTAGAGCTTTGAATAAATGATATTATTATGTTTACTATGAATGAATTGTAAGGAGAAGAATTATGGTTAATTATAGATTAAAAGCTTTAATTATGGATGTTGTTGAGAATCAATTGAAAATGGATGATCCGAAATGTACAAAAGCTACCCTGATGCGACTAAAAAATTTAGGTTATTCTGAACAAAAGTCAAAAGAAATGATAGGTTCGGTCTTGATTGAAGAGATATATTATATACTTAAGGAGAAAACTCATTTTAATGAGAAAAAATATTGCGAAAAATTATCTTTGTTGCCTGATTATTATTTCAAAAAGAAAGATTGATTTACTTTGTATTAGTTGATGTTTATAAGATTTTTACTTGTTTTACAACATTCATTTCAGATTTATATTAAATTGCAATTTAAATTTTTTGCAAAATAGTAAACTTAGATATTGACAAAAAACATATATAGATGTACTATTATAACTAAGATAAATATTATTACTTTAAATTGACAGAGCAAAGGCGCTCTAATTCATAGGTAACCTATGTATTAGGGCGTCTTCTTTTATTATTTTTAAAGGAGGAATAAATGTGAAGAAAAAGATATTTATTACATTGATGTTCTTATTGGCAGTTTTAATACCAAATATGGCTTTTGCAGCGACAGGCAAGATAGACACAGGTGATACAGCATTTATACTATTTTCATCAGCATTAGTCATGATCATGACACCGGGATTGGCATTTTTTTACGGCGGTATGGTTAATGGGAAAAATGTCATAAGCATAATGATGCAAAGTTTCACTATTATCGCACTTGTTTCTGTACAATGGGTATTATTTGGATTTTCATTATCCTTTAGTGGTGATACATACCACTTGATAGGAAATCTACATTGGGCTGGTCTTAACAATATTGGTCTTGGACCTGATGGTACTTATTCATCGACGATACCACTTTTGGCGTTTATGGTATATCAATTGATGTTTGCCATAATAACACCTGCTTTAATAACGGGTGCATTTGCGGAAAGAATGAGATTTTCAGCATTCATCGTATTTACGCTTATTTGGACTACATTAGTATATGATCCACTTGCACATTGGGTATGGGGAAATGGTGGATGGCTTAAAAACTTAGGCGCATTGGACTTTGCTGGTGGTACAGTCGTTCACATAAGTTCTGGCGTTTCAGGACTTGTGGCGGCTTTAATACTGGGCAAGAGAAAAAATACAAAGATGGTACCACATCACATGCCTATGGTTTTGATGGGAGCAGCATTTTTATGGTTTGGCTGGTTTGGATTTA contains:
- a CDS encoding ISLre2-like element ISTxy1 family transposase, whose protein sequence is MKIIQHTLQKFLLVVEKIIGLLDGKYTYLEFEEELKKILNELGKEICADVLHELDQSIYKDKYKRKNWVVVQKDCERTITTAFGDITYKRRYYKNKETGEKAYLVDKAAGIQKYERIDAELKADITDLSTILSYQKTTQELKRNGANCNVSRQTVMNTLRKIDNLQTYEKPKTKKEIETLYIEADEDHIHLQNGKPDIVKLIYVHEGKQTITKGRNELKNAVYFSGVYEGDKVEELWKEVWEYIASTYNEDKIKRIYVSGDGAEWIKFGVKYLPNAVYVLDLFHLQKYITAAIKEDKKTKRELWKAIFKADKQKVNELLTQKYKELELNGTENPVTKCQTYINNNWDGINSYSLYKKEITGCSAESHVSHVLSERLSSRPISWSKVGAHKMAKLRAIKASGISLKGVVLKQQYESLKPIEIPKQTVYKAKQQLKKIKSTYENIISLPILQNKKTLTSQAIKSLLLRNAI
- the thiD gene encoding bifunctional hydroxymethylpyrimidine kinase/phosphomethylpyrimidine kinase, which codes for MRKLLTIAGSDSIGGAGIEADLKTFCALGVYGMCVITAVTAQNTVGVFDVREMDADIIKKQIDCVFEDTEVDAVKIGMVSSGEIIDAIASSLKIWNPKNVVLDPVMISKSGYYLLKEDAIDALKTKLLPMADIITPNIPEACELTGMNIEGIEDMKEAAKKIIDMGVKAVVVKGGHSVENATDVFYDGSEFLLLPQERIDTKNTHGTGCTYSSAIASYLGRGFSLKDAVINAKSYITEAIKNSLEIGKGVGPVGHLVDLYKKAGIDYED
- the cytX gene encoding putative hydroxymethylpyrimidine transporter CytX codes for the protein MKIKNSTLFLIWAGAAISIAEVFTGSYFAPLGLTKGILSILLGHIIGTLFFALGGLMSFRVKKPAIESTKGVLGERGMVFIGLLNVLQLVGWTAVMIIQSAKAFNGAIGMSTAIGIFVVGISVLLWTLFFDNEAYWINDIAVVLLFILTIFVVLYLKGGKIASVTGDMSFSGAVELAVAMPVSWLPLVGDYTINAKDGKSSFIYTFAGYFIASCFMYFIGLYVALKTGGKDIISYFASIKTGIVPLLIILLSTVTTTFMDVYSAAISTLSIVKAKLSRKSLLIIYSIVGLIAAYLFPMDNYQNFLYAIGSVFIPAYTVVFEDFFLMKSKSHSFLNVPATISFAVGTIFYNYLTYFGTNLSKWFITPTIGTIILTAVIYPIMKSLNKREEKIYG
- the thiM gene encoding hydroxyethylthiazole kinase, producing MVEEAIKVLERLKEEVPLVHAITNYVVINDNANALLSIGASPAMVMSPDEAYDFTAISNALYVNIGTINNETKETIINSVISAKDHKKPVVLDPVGCAAIKSRVDFVNMLLKIGDISIIKGNGGEIKALSGESANVRGVDSLDDSGNVDSCVKLAKLTNTVVVATGKEDYISDGKRVVKVKNGTYLFTKITGAGCTLGAIMAATSACSHDKVISSLAALLIMNIAGELAEKECNLPGTFRAKFIDNLYLINSDIIRKYADIEVLEA
- the thiE gene encoding thiamine phosphate synthase, giving the protein MKDFDVSLYLVTDRNLLKAGRDFYDAVEESLQNGVTMLQLREKDISSREFYEIAKRLKDIAGKYNVPFIINDRIDIALSVDADGVHLGQEDLPCSIARKIMSDNKIIGISAGCVDEAVEAERDGADYIGAGAVFYTGTKKDIGEAIGLLDLKKIKEAVKIPVVAIGGIKYSNALDVMRTGVDGISVVSEIMASDDIGFATRRLKDAISK
- the splB gene encoding spore photoproduct lyase, with amino-acid sequence MFIPKRIIFEKNAIDYEIGYNIYQFFKDRKEVEFIEMKGNRIKGHIPGDNLREYYKEGKNTLVVGVKKKIDFQSCKPSANYQLPLLSGCVGQCQYCYLNTNLSERPYIKVNVNIDDIFMWANDYIEARKPEKTIFEGSATSDPVPVEPYTNILKSAIEFFSKSESGRFRFVTKFTDIDTLLDIEHNGHTEVRFSLNTEKIINEYEKRTPSLEKRLEASRKIIESGYPMGFLIAPVFLYDNWQKDYKELLFKMKESIPEKTAYPITFEIISHRYTAKAKSTISEIFPENTLPMNDEERVCRFGQFGYKKFMYKNDEINEMKEFFIKEIESIFDGNVIKYII
- a CDS encoding folate family ECF transporter S component: MKKIHTRELVFLALLISLNIVLSRIASIRIAVGGIEGIRIGFGALPVILAGIMFGSTAGGIVGAVGDIVGYYINPLGPYMPHFTLTAALTGIIPALVLKPIKAPIPSIWQLLIAIGVGQLISSVILVPYFLLLLFKMPLVTTLPPKVVGEIINVPIYSLFTQVLLKRINIVYFKDN
- a CDS encoding ammonium transporter, with product MKKKIFITLMFLLAVLIPNMAFAATGKIDTGDTAFILFSSALVMIMTPGLAFFYGGMVNGKNVISIMMQSFTIIALVSVQWVLFGFSLSFSGDTYHLIGNLHWAGLNNIGLGPDGTYSSTIPLLAFMVYQLMFAIITPALITGAFAERMRFSAFIVFTLIWTTLVYDPLAHWVWGNGGWLKNLGALDFAGGTVVHISSGVSGLVAALILGKRKNTKMVPHHMPMVLMGAAFLWFGWFGFNAGSALSVNGLAVNAFVVTNTAAAAASMGWVLTEWKVSGKPTLLGAVSGAVAGLVAITPAAGYVTAVSAIAIGVISGIICFTSVNYIKHKFGYDDSLDAFGIHGVGGTWGALATGLFATKAINPAGANGLFYGNPNQLLIQLTGVVTTYIFAGLMSFIILKFISLFMELRVTKEEEELGLDIVEHGEEAYNIGFKAFDFNQ